CGCCTTTAAATATCCCTTTAGAACAAGAAACGCCTCGGTAGCAACCTCACCCTCCAATGTTACAATCGTTTCGCTTGGAAGGTGCAATCCCGCTTTCATGTATATCTCCAGAATCTCTTGCTTCTCTCCACCTTTGTAAAAACTCGTTAAGTACAAATAAGACAGATGTTCGGAATAATCTTTTGGACTTAGGCGTCTAAAATGTACATCTGCCTTTTCAGGTTCTAAAATCATGCTCAACAATGTGTGCCATATCATTATTTCTTTTCTGAGCTCTTCGTTAATCGTTTGAGGCATGAGTTTTACAATTACATCGTATGCTTCTTTGTAGTAACCTGCTGCGTAAAGTGATTTGACTTGGAGCATATCTTGAAAAATACTGTCTGTAATTTTATAGGCCCCCGGATGCACTTTGTTAAAAAATCTCATCCTATCCGGTCCAACGTACGTTGGGATTTCTTGAGATTCTGTAAGCTCAGAATCGATTAGGAGTAACCTCGCAGCTACCGACGGAATTATGTTTTTTAAAGCTTTCCCTGTGTGCTCGAAGTTGTAAATCTCATCTGGCTTTATAGCAAAAAGCGTTACTTCGCTTACCGAAACGACTTGCTCTTGTGATGGCAGGTTGAAAAGAGCCCATTCTCCAAGTGCCCCTGTTTCAATGCGCATTGTTCTATTAAAGAGCTTAGTTTCGACTATACCATCAATTAAGTAGTACAAATACCGGGGAACTTCCATATAATCGTAGATTTTCGTTCCCGCTGGGAGTACGAAAGTCTCCATGGTTCCATCTCCTCAGATAAAAAGGTTCAAAGAAAAACCGGGCACATTGTGCCCGGCTTAATTTTATCATATAACGGCCAATTTCTTTCCGACTTTCTCAAATTTCTCAAGCGCAAAGTCAAGGTCTTCCTTCGAATGCACGGCGCTTATCATCACCCGTATCCTTGCCTTTCCTTTCGGAACGGTTGGATAACCTATCGCCTGTGCAAAGATACCTTCTTCGAAGAGTTCTTTACTGAACTGAGTTGCAACCTTCGCATCGTAAAGCATAACAGGTGTTATCGGCGTTTGGCTCACTCCAAGGTCGAAACCTAGCTTTTTCATCTCCGTTTTGAAATAATCTGCATTGTTCCAGAGCCTCTTAACCCTTTCATCGCTCTCTTGCAGTATCCTGACAGCCTCAAGACAAGCTGCCACATCAGCAGGTGTGAGTCCTGTGCTGAAAAGGAATGGTCTTGCTTTTTGCTTCAGATATCTAACAAGCGTTTCACTACCTGCGATGTAACCTCCAAGCACACCAAATGCTTTAGAAAGCGTTCCTATTTCCATATCAACTTTCCCATGGAGTCCAAAGTGATCCACGATGCCTCTTCCAGCTCTACCAAGGACACCTTCCCCGTGCGCATCGTCAACCATGACAGCGGCACCGTATTGTTCTGCAAGGTTGACTATCTCTGGAAGCGGAGCGATATCTCCATCCATACTGAAGACACCATCTGTTACTATTAGTATCCTTCTTGCTTTTTGGACATCCCTTGCTTCTTTGAGCCTTGCTTCCAATTCGTTCATATCGTTGTGTTTATAAACGTACCTTTTCGCCTTTGAAAGTCGAACACCATCGATTATGCTTGCATGATTAAGCTCATCGGAAATAATGGCATCGTTCTCATCACCAAAAATTGTTGGGATCGCTGCCTGATTTGCCACAAATCCTGACTGCAAGAAAATAGTAGCTTCAGCTCCCTTAAATTCGGCAAGTGCTTTCTCGAGTTCTTCGTGAATCTTCATCGTTCCTGCGATAGTTCGAACGGCTCCAGGTCCAACTCCCCATTCCTGAATCGCCTTTATCGCTGCTTGTTTGAGCCTTTCATCGTTAGCAAAACCAAGATAGTTGTTCGAGCAGAGGTTCAGCACTCGTTTACCATTGACAACGATCCATGCACCCTGTGGAGACTCAAGCGTGCGTATATTAATGTAAAGTCCTTCGTTCTTCAATGTTTCCATTTCGTCTTCTAAGATTTTGTAGTTAAACATAATCTCCCCCCTTTGAAAATCAGTTTTTAATTAATCCAGATTCAAAACAACTTTACCACATTGTTTGTTGAGCATGAGTTCGAAACCTTTTTCCCACTCGTTAAACGGAAGCACGTGAGTAACAACTTTTGAAAGGTCAACTTTCTTTGTTCGTAAAAGCTCATCAGCTATTCTCCATGTCTCGAACATCCTTCTACCTGTTATACCATAGACCGTAAGTCCTCTCATGGTGATTAACGCGTCAAAATTAATATCGATCTTTCCACCGAATATACCAAGAACAGATACCTCTCCGCCCATCGTGACGCATTTTAAACCGTCCTCAAACGCTTTCCTGTTACCACTCATTTCGAGCAAAACGTCGACTCCATCGCCGAGTAGTTTATAAACTTCCTTGACCAAATCTTTTTCCGCAGGATTTATCACAACATCGGCACCGTTTTCTTGCGCCATTTCTATTCTCAGTGGGTCAACTTCCGAAACGATCACAGTACTTGCACCTGCAACTTTTGCCACTTGGATCGCCATCAAACCTATCGGGCCTGCACCGGTTATAAGTACCGTCTTTCCAAGTAAGTTTGTGACGGATGCCGTATGAATTGCGTTTCCGAACGGTTCCATAACAGAGGCGTAATCCAATGGGATTTCGGGCGAGAATCTCCAAAGGACGGTTTCTGGGATGATAGCATATTCTGCGAAAATACCATTCGTATCAACACCCAAGATTTTTAGATTCTTACACACGTGCATCCTTCCAGTTTTACATTGATAGCAGTGTTCACAAGGAATATGAGTTTCCGCTGCGACCAAATCACCAACCTTCACTTGAGTTACAGCACTGCCAACTGCTACAACTTCACCTGCCATCTCGTGACCAGTGATGAGCGGTGGAATTATACGAGATTGTGACCATTCATCCCATTTGTATATGTGAACATCAGTTCCACAAATTGAAGCACGTCTAACCTTAACAAGCACATCTCGAGGTCCCAAGTCTTCTTGAGTGGGCCTTTTGACCTGCTCCATCACCAAACCAGGACCAGCTACCTTTTTCATTATCGCTCTCATTGTCCCATATGCTGTTTCTGTTCCCAAGGCAATCGCCTCCTTTTGTCAGCTTCGTTAGATTTTTTGGACAAGTTGTTCTAATGCGCTGCACAATTCAATTATACAACCAACCAAGAAACAAAGAAACTTCACCAAGCGATAATTTAACGAGCATACGAAAGAAAAAACATTGGAAAAGTTCCTTATGTGGTAAAATTCACTTATTTTCTCAATAATGTTCGCTATGTGAAATTTAAAAGAAACTCTCAAAACTCCATGTTTCAATCGAATTCTGCATAATCCCTAACATATCTTTCATTCCTTATCGCTACTCTCTTGCCTTCCATCTCAATAATTCCAAGCCTTTCCAGTTCTATAAACACCCTCGAAAGTGCAGGTCTTGTTGCACCGAATTCTCTTGCCAATTCTTCCTTCGACATATACATGGTTACTGTGGAGGAATTCTGTTCATCCATTAGTCTAACAAGATATGAGCAGACTTTTTGAACGAGATTTTTCATCGTTATTTCGTAGAACCTATCGGTGATAAACACAAAAGCATCGCTAACATATTGCAGATAATTCCTTAGGAGCTTCTCGTTTTTCATAAGCAAGGAGACGAAAAAATCCTTTTCGACAGATAAAAACACAGAAGGCTTGACTGTTTCAACATCGACGGGATACTTGGCATCTGTAGAAAAGATAACAGCCGCTGCCAAGAGCTTTGGAGCGAACATGTGGTCAATCTGTAAAACGCGTCCTTCTGGGTTAGTGAACAGCCCAAATGCCTCGCCTTCCACTAAAAAGAGCAGTTCCTCACATGAATCTCCCCTGATTCTTACTAATTCTTTTGAATCATACCTCTCAACCCGAGCATTACGAACGACCTCTTCTATACAGCTTTTCTCAACACCTTTGAATATCTCGCACGTTTGAAGAGCCTCAATGAAACGTTGATTCGAGCTACTCATCTCAATTCCCCCTTAGTGGATGAGTTTAAAGTAATTTTTTTGATTCTACATAAATTGTAACATAGGTTACGGAAAAATTCTTTGGTTTCAGTTATCATATACGCGGAAACAATAAGAAAAATTTCACAATGATTTTGAGAAACCACATACTAAAATTCTTTTTCAGGAGGTGTTACTATGGCGTTGAACATGTTTTGTTATCAGTGTTCGCAAGCGATGAAGGGAGAAGCTTGTACGATAACGGGTGTGTGTGGCAAAGAACCGACGGTCGCAAGATTGCAGGATAACCTGCAGTATATACTAAAAGGCATCTCTGCGTACTACTACCACGCACGAGAGCTGGGCTACAAAGACGAAGAAATCGCAGCATTCTTGGGTGAGGGACTGTATTCAACTCTTACAAACGTCAATTTCGATGCACAAGAGTTTGTCAACCTAGCACTCAAGGCAGGTATGATGAACTTTAAAGTCATGCAGCTTTTGAAAAAAGCCCATATTGAAACGTACGGAGAACCAACACCTGTTGAAGTAGAAACAGGAACGAAAGAAGGACACGCGATCATTGTGACAGGTCATAACCTAAAAGCCCTCGAAGAACTGCTCAAGCAAGTTGAAGGAACCGATGTCTATGTATACACTCACTCGGAAATGTTGCCAGCGCATGGTTACCCGGGACTAAGAAAGTACAAAAATCTCGCAGGAAACCTTGGCGCAGCTTGGTATGACCAAAGGGAACTGTTCGATAAGATTCCTGCAGCAATATTGGGAACAAGCAACTGTGTCTTGTTACCAAAAGAATCTTACAAAGACAGAATGTTCACAACTTCAATTGCAAGACTGCCCGGAGTAAAACACATTGAAGGCTATGATTATTCCGAAGTAATAGCCAAGGCAAAATCTCTGCCAAAACTTCCAGAACAACCTGGAAAATACAAATTAACGACCGGATACTCGGCAAGTGTGGTAAAATCACTTGCTGGCAAGATAAAAGAACTTGTCGAAGCTGGCAAGATTAAGCACTTCTTCGTTGTAGGTGGTTGCGATACACCAACCAAACGAGGTGTATACTACAGAGAATTCGTCCAAAAACTTCCAAGAGAAACCGTCGTCATTACTCTTGCATGTGGCAAGTTCAGAATTAACGACTTGCAGCTTGGAGATATCGAAGGTATACCAAGGCTCATAGATGTTGGTCAGTGCAACGACACGATAGTGGCACTTGAAATCGCCATGGCACTTTCCGAAACTTTCGGTGTACCGGTTGCAGAATTACCACTGACGCTTGTGCTCACATGGATGGAACAGAAAGCGGTTGCAATACTTTGGACGCTGCTTGCACTTGGATTGAAAGGCATATACATTGGTCCAGTGCTACCAGCTTGGGTGAATGATGATATTTTAAAGGTTCTTGTAAACAACTATGGTATAAAGCTGATAGGAGAGCCGGAGGAGGATATAAAAGCTATCTTGAAAAACTAAAAGATAACCACACTATCAGAAAACAAACGCTGGGCATCATGCGCCCAGCGTTTCTTGTTTCAAGACTCAAAACTTATCAAGTTTGAAAATTTCCTCTACTGACAATGGAATTATAAAGTTCTTGGATAAATCTATAAGTGTAAATAACGAACTACTCCATTTGCGAATGTGCACAAAACGTTATTCTCAAAAGGCAAAAGGCTCGTTAGATACCCTGTTCCAGCAAAAATCATATCGTAATTTCCCGAGTCCAAATCAACAAAAGCTACCTCCCCACGGTCCGTTCCTAAAACAAGTTGTTTTTGGTCGAGAATTATCGGATCTGCTACCATTGTTGAGGAATTCAACTTGACGTTCCAAATGATTTTTCCGGTTTTTGCCCCTATTTTGTATACTTCACCGTTCATTGTTGTGACATAAACAAAATCACCCTGACGTTTCACAGAAGAGTATCCAACACCTGGTATTTTCAAGCTCCAAATTTTTCCTTTGGTTTGAACATCCATCGCATTGACTGTCCCTTCTATGTTTGCATATATCAGCAAATTCCCAACAATTGCAGGTATTGAACTGCCAGATGTGTAGTAACTTTTTCCAACTTCAAATTGGTCAATTAATTTTCCATCCTCGCTAACTATGTAAATCTTACCGTCCCAAGATGGTTGATAGTATTTACCGTTTTCAAAAAGCGGCTGAATTTCAAGCAAGCCCTTCAAATCATGTTTTGCTATCACCGTTAAATCGGTAGCTTTCAGTATGTAAAAATACTTACCTGCGCAAACAGCAAGTGTTGAATTTCCTTTTTTAATTGCATGTATTGGTTCGGATAATTTTACCTGCTTAAGCAAATTTCCATTTACATCAAACAGATATAAATTTCCATCCAAAGCGCCTAAGACAAAATTACCAGAAATAGTCTCTATATTTGCCACAACAGAACCTATTTTTTTCTTCCAAAAGGCTTTTCCATCTTTTAAAAAAACTACGTTGCCAGAGTAGTCGGCAATAACAAAGCCACCTTCCAAAACTGCAGGCTTTGAGTAGATTGTATCTTCCAGTTGGAACGACCAACCTTTTTGTTGTTGTTCAAGTACAAAGAACTTTTGAAAAACTCCTTCTTTACCTATTAAGGAAACTCTCAGCAGTACTGAAATATCAACCTTTGGAAGGTTGTTAAGAGTAACTTCGTACGTTGAAGGTTTCTCAGAAGTATTTTGAAGTGCACGTTCGTGTATCACTTTACCGTTTGCTATTATCCTTATCCTTTCTGCGCCAACACCCTCTACTTTTATCTTAACTGTGCCATCCGCATTTTTTACGAGTGTTATAGTTCCGTTTACCAACTGTCTTTTCTGTTTTTTGAGAGGAACACTTTTGAGTATTTCAAAACCATCCGTACTTACATCATACTTCCATAAGTAAGCTTGCTCGTTATCCCAGCTTAAAACAGTCATATAACCATCTTTCGCAGCACCCACGGTCTGAAACCAAGCCCAGTTATAGAATCCCGAGTGGTCGTATTTGTGAACATGTCCAGACAACACAAGCGGAACATCATAATCTGGAAGCATCTCTAAAACCTTCCAACCATCATCGGTGTAATTATTAGGTCCACCAAATGGATGGTGAGACAGCAAAATTACCTGCTTACCTTTGGATTTAGACCTCTCCAGCTCTTGTTTCAACCATTTCAACTGAATTTCCCCGATATGACCCACGTGTTGGAAGAGCATCGTTGTACCGATACCTATGACGACAAAATCACCAACTTCGTAAGTGAATGTTTCATAGAGCCCTGCTGAATTGTTGATATCCAACCTCTTCGTCTTTCTTATCTGATAACTCCACCGCACATCGTGGTTACCCAAAATGTACCTGTACGGAATCTTTGCACGTTCCAGAATGAGCAGCGTTTCGTGCAACTTATTGAACTCTTCATCACTTCCTATTTCGGTGAGGTCACCCAAAAGAAAGACTGCCTGTGGTTTTATTTCAGCAATTTCGCCTAATAATTTCTCAACTGTTTTTGATTTGTACGGATAGTGTAAGTCTGTTAGTAAAGCAATATATCCGTTGTGGAAGGTGAATGGATATGCTTGGTTGGTTTGAGCAATGGAAAGCGATTGGAGTACTAATAAGACAGATATGAACACGAAAACCAATGAAAACCGAACGAAACGTCTTTTCACACTTTGACCTCCTACATACTTTTGATTTCTATCTCATGTCCATTTTCAAAAAACTCCCGCCAAAAAGCGGGAGTTCAATTCGTGTTATTTTTTTGCCTGGTAGTAGCACCTTTTAGGCGATTCTATCTTTCCTTCTTCTTTGAGTGCTTTTATGGCTTTGTCCACTTCTTCTTTGGAAAGCCCAGCCTTTTCGGCGATATCTCCCGGTCTCAGTGGTTTGTCTGACTCTAAAAGAACTTTGAAAACAAGTTCCTTTTTATCCATACAACTTCCCCCTTTCTTGTTCCAAAAGTAAACGA
The DNA window shown above is from Fervidobacterium changbaicum and carries:
- a CDS encoding Crp/Fnr family transcriptional regulator is translated as MSSSNQRFIEALQTCEIFKGVEKSCIEEVVRNARVERYDSKELVRIRGDSCEELLFLVEGEAFGLFTNPEGRVLQIDHMFAPKLLAAAVIFSTDAKYPVDVETVKPSVFLSVEKDFFVSLLMKNEKLLRNYLQYVSDAFVFITDRFYEITMKNLVQKVCSYLVRLMDEQNSSTVTMYMSKEELAREFGATRPALSRVFIELERLGIIEMEGKRVAIRNERYVRDYAEFD
- the tdh gene encoding L-threonine 3-dehydrogenase; the protein is MRAIMKKVAGPGLVMEQVKRPTQEDLGPRDVLVKVRRASICGTDVHIYKWDEWSQSRIIPPLITGHEMAGEVVAVGSAVTQVKVGDLVAAETHIPCEHCYQCKTGRMHVCKNLKILGVDTNGIFAEYAIIPETVLWRFSPEIPLDYASVMEPFGNAIHTASVTNLLGKTVLITGAGPIGLMAIQVAKVAGASTVIVSEVDPLRIEMAQENGADVVINPAEKDLVKEVYKLLGDGVDVLLEMSGNRKAFEDGLKCVTMGGEVSVLGIFGGKIDINFDALITMRGLTVYGITGRRMFETWRIADELLRTKKVDLSKVVTHVLPFNEWEKGFELMLNKQCGKVVLNLD
- a CDS encoding HTH domain-containing protein — protein: MDKKELVFKVLLESDKPLRPGDIAEKAGLSKEEVDKAIKALKEEGKIESPKRCYYQAKK
- the hcp gene encoding hydroxylamine reductase, whose amino-acid sequence is MNMFCYQCSQAMKGEACTITGVCGKEPTVARLQDNLQYILKGISAYYYHARELGYKDEEIAAFLGEGLYSTLTNVNFDAQEFVNLALKAGMMNFKVMQLLKKAHIETYGEPTPVEVETGTKEGHAIIVTGHNLKALEELLKQVEGTDVYVYTHSEMLPAHGYPGLRKYKNLAGNLGAAWYDQRELFDKIPAAILGTSNCVLLPKESYKDRMFTTSIARLPGVKHIEGYDYSEVIAKAKSLPKLPEQPGKYKLTTGYSASVVKSLAGKIKELVEAGKIKHFFVVGGCDTPTKRGVYYREFVQKLPRETVVITLACGKFRINDLQLGDIEGIPRLIDVGQCNDTIVALEIAMALSETFGVPVAELPLTLVLTWMEQKAVAILWTLLALGLKGIYIGPVLPAWVNDDILKVLVNNYGIKLIGEPEEDIKAILKN
- a CDS encoding PQQ-binding-like beta-propeller repeat protein, which translates into the protein MKRRFVRFSLVFVFISVLLVLQSLSIAQTNQAYPFTFHNGYIALLTDLHYPYKSKTVEKLLGEIAEIKPQAVFLLGDLTEIGSDEEFNKLHETLLILERAKIPYRYILGNHDVRWSYQIRKTKRLDINNSAGLYETFTYEVGDFVVIGIGTTMLFQHVGHIGEIQLKWLKQELERSKSKGKQVILLSHHPFGGPNNYTDDGWKVLEMLPDYDVPLVLSGHVHKYDHSGFYNWAWFQTVGAAKDGYMTVLSWDNEQAYLWKYDVSTDGFEILKSVPLKKQKRQLVNGTITLVKNADGTVKIKVEGVGAERIRIIANGKVIHERALQNTSEKPSTYEVTLNNLPKVDISVLLRVSLIGKEGVFQKFFVLEQQQKGWSFQLEDTIYSKPAVLEGGFVIADYSGNVVFLKDGKAFWKKKIGSVVANIETISGNFVLGALDGNLYLFDVNGNLLKQVKLSEPIHAIKKGNSTLAVCAGKYFYILKATDLTVIAKHDLKGLLEIQPLFENGKYYQPSWDGKIYIVSEDGKLIDQFEVGKSYYTSGSSIPAIVGNLLIYANIEGTVNAMDVQTKGKIWSLKIPGVGYSSVKRQGDFVYVTTMNGEVYKIGAKTGKIIWNVKLNSSTMVADPIILDQKQLVLGTDRGEVAFVDLDSGNYDMIFAGTGYLTSLLPFENNVLCTFANGVVRYLHL
- a CDS encoding cyclic nucleotide-binding domain-containing protein, yielding METFVLPAGTKIYDYMEVPRYLYYLIDGIVETKLFNRTMRIETGALGEWALFNLPSQEQVVSVSEVTLFAIKPDEIYNFEHTGKALKNIIPSVAARLLLIDSELTESQEIPTYVGPDRMRFFNKVHPGAYKITDSIFQDMLQVKSLYAAGYYKEAYDVIVKLMPQTINEELRKEIMIWHTLLSMILEPEKADVHFRRLSPKDYSEHLSYLYLTSFYKGGEKQEILEIYMKAGLHLPSETIVTLEGEVATEAFLVLKGYLKAVKLFEDREVLMSIVGPGEFVGEGAIMNSKTRMATLYSISPTDIIPLSTESIEKAALTNPGFILKICESQLRRIMQVKQLLEIKSQSNQIQRTIMAINYFKPIFGKAKVSVRDIAYLVDVNVERVIEEVKRMGYKIGIDGSIGV
- a CDS encoding glycine C-acetyltransferase is translated as MFNYKILEDEMETLKNEGLYINIRTLESPQGAWIVVNGKRVLNLCSNNYLGFANDERLKQAAIKAIQEWGVGPGAVRTIAGTMKIHEELEKALAEFKGAEATIFLQSGFVANQAAIPTIFGDENDAIISDELNHASIIDGVRLSKAKRYVYKHNDMNELEARLKEARDVQKARRILIVTDGVFSMDGDIAPLPEIVNLAEQYGAAVMVDDAHGEGVLGRAGRGIVDHFGLHGKVDMEIGTLSKAFGVLGGYIAGSETLVRYLKQKARPFLFSTGLTPADVAACLEAVRILQESDERVKRLWNNADYFKTEMKKLGFDLGVSQTPITPVMLYDAKVATQFSKELFEEGIFAQAIGYPTVPKGKARIRVMISAVHSKEDLDFALEKFEKVGKKLAVI